A single window of Halobacillus naozhouensis DNA harbors:
- a CDS encoding YwqI/YxiC family protein, translated as MPEIKVKPNEVEPVLKRLKERTNDLNTTNPEPQFPTSILNFIERIHAIEDKYYQTLDTYKTTLIKVEDDISSSIETLVQTEQRLAQQMKEK; from the coding sequence GTGCCCGAAATAAAAGTTAAACCTAATGAAGTTGAACCCGTTTTAAAGCGTCTAAAGGAAAGAACTAATGATTTAAATACGACTAATCCCGAACCCCAGTTTCCTACATCTATCCTTAACTTCATCGAAAGAATACACGCCATCGAAGATAAATATTATCAAACGTTAGACACTTATAAAACAACTCTGATAAAAGTAGAAGATGATATCTCTTCTAGTATTGAAACCTTGGTTCAGACTGAACAAAGACTGGCTCAGCAGATGAAAGAAAAATAA
- a CDS encoding YwqH-like family protein — protein MVENEYLIRSLTSDIWSLHNRMQSNMEDISRLEQAKFNILNEQDELAIQKRLVFEPELSPGTWTGKHSTEFLNIRSDIEQAYTNIINGRVESLLERITSEISRLQNVNASLSHSLESKQSQIDSMNNN, from the coding sequence GTGGTAGAAAATGAGTACCTAATCAGATCTTTAACGAGCGATATTTGGTCGCTTCATAATAGAATGCAATCCAATATGGAAGATATCAGCAGGTTGGAACAGGCTAAATTTAACATTTTAAATGAACAGGATGAACTAGCGATCCAAAAAAGGCTTGTATTTGAACCAGAATTATCTCCGGGAACATGGACTGGCAAGCATTCCACAGAGTTCTTGAACATTCGAAGTGATATTGAGCAGGCTTATACAAACATAATAAACGGAAGAGTAGAATCTCTTCTGGAAAGGATAACGAGTGAAATTTCACGCTTGCAGAATGTGAATGCAAGCCTTTCTCATTCGCTGGAGTCGAAACAAAGTCAGATAGATTCCATGAATAACAATTAA
- the dapA gene encoding 4-hydroxy-tetrahydrodipicolinate synthase encodes MNFGQVLTAMVTPFDQNGEIDFNATRTLINHLIANGTDGLVVGGTTGESPTLTAEEKLDLFKFVVQAADGRVPVIAGTGSNNTNASISLTKQAELTGVDGIMLVTPYYNKPSQEGLFQHFTTIAHSTSLPIMLYNIPGRSVVNMAPETIIRLSKVQNIVSVKESSGDLDAVSEIITETADDFTVYSGDDGMTLPVMSVGGAGVVSVASHIIGNEMQHMVTSFLNGQVKEAAAAHRTLLPVMNALFAAPSPSPVKAALNMRGIQVGDVRLPMLPLTKEEKDTLQKTLPPNKIEAVG; translated from the coding sequence ATGAATTTTGGGCAAGTTTTAACTGCAATGGTTACCCCATTTGATCAAAATGGTGAAATTGATTTTAACGCAACGAGAACTTTGATCAACCATTTAATAGCAAATGGAACGGACGGATTAGTAGTAGGTGGCACGACTGGGGAGTCACCGACATTAACAGCAGAAGAGAAATTAGACCTATTCAAATTCGTTGTACAGGCTGCTGATGGAAGGGTCCCTGTAATCGCTGGAACTGGCTCTAACAACACGAACGCTTCTATCAGCTTAACAAAACAGGCTGAACTAACCGGTGTCGATGGGATTATGCTCGTGACTCCATATTACAACAAACCATCTCAAGAAGGTTTATTTCAACATTTCACCACCATTGCTCATTCCACATCGCTGCCGATTATGCTTTATAACATCCCAGGAAGAAGTGTAGTGAACATGGCACCTGAGACGATCATACGCCTTAGCAAGGTTCAAAATATTGTATCGGTCAAAGAATCAAGCGGTGACTTAGATGCTGTGTCAGAAATCATTACTGAAACAGCCGATGATTTTACAGTTTATAGTGGTGATGATGGGATGACCTTACCAGTGATGTCCGTTGGTGGAGCCGGGGTTGTTTCCGTCGCTTCTCACATTATCGGAAATGAAATGCAGCATATGGTGACGAGCTTCCTGAATGGTCAGGTTAAAGAAGCTGCCGCAGCTCACCGAACCCTGCTGCCTGTTATGAATGCATTATTTGCGGCACCGAGCCCATCTCCTGTAAAAGCTGCCTTAAATATGAGGGGAATCCAAGTGGGAGATGTCCGTTTACCAATGCTTCCGTTAACGAAAGAAGAAAAAGATACACTCCAAAAAACCCTCCCGCCAAATAAAATAGAAGCAGTAGGATAA
- a CDS encoding divergent PAP2 family protein, translating to MNRGIVTALSAIGIAQGLKILTHKNVTGKWEWKPIFQTGGMPSSHSAGVASLATYVAANRGTRHIETALAVVFGSIVMYDAQGIRRHTGEIAQLVNDLEEHFEAISGDFPSLEYVKQEHELKEVLGHQPAEVLAGGLFGILLGLISAKVEDK from the coding sequence GTGAACCGTGGAATCGTGACAGCTCTCTCAGCAATTGGAATCGCACAAGGGCTCAAAATACTTACACATAAAAACGTAACTGGAAAATGGGAGTGGAAACCGATCTTTCAAACCGGTGGCATGCCAAGTTCTCACTCTGCAGGGGTTGCTTCACTCGCTACTTATGTAGCGGCCAATCGTGGAACGAGACATATCGAAACCGCTTTAGCAGTCGTGTTCGGATCCATTGTTATGTATGATGCACAGGGGATTAGACGCCATACTGGTGAAATTGCCCAGCTGGTGAATGATCTCGAAGAGCATTTCGAGGCTATTTCCGGTGATTTCCCCAGCTTAGAATATGTGAAGCAGGAACATGAATTAAAAGAAGTCCTGGGGCATCAGCCAGCCGAAGTGCTAGCAGGTGGGCTGTTTGGTATTTTACTTGGGTTAATCTCAGCAAAAGTAGAAGATAAATAA
- the fdhD gene encoding formate dehydrogenase accessory sulfurtransferase FdhD gives MVQHMSRKRPIVTYKNGQLQGVEDEIVTEFPITIHINGEEFATMVCTPTHLEELIIGFLASEGAILFKDDVTDLIIDESAGFAYVTLKSEIHEKQQQHSKRFIGSCCGKSRQFYFQNDVRTAKTSMAKTRLKPEDCLNLMKMMQKNSLVFKNTGGVHNAALCTPSEILVGRADIGRHNAIDKLYGHSLLNKIPVRDKVIVFSGRISSEILIKAAKIGVGIVLSKSAPTDLAIQLADDLNITTVGFIRGESFNVYSHPERISDYSMAE, from the coding sequence ATGGTTCAACATATGAGCCGAAAACGACCCATCGTTACATATAAAAATGGGCAACTACAAGGTGTAGAGGATGAAATAGTAACAGAATTTCCTATCACCATTCATATCAACGGTGAAGAGTTTGCTACAATGGTTTGCACTCCGACTCATCTCGAAGAACTGATTATTGGCTTTTTAGCCTCAGAAGGAGCCATTTTGTTTAAAGATGACGTGACGGACCTCATTATTGATGAGAGCGCCGGCTTTGCCTATGTCACTTTAAAATCTGAGATTCACGAGAAACAACAACAGCATTCTAAACGCTTCATTGGATCCTGTTGTGGGAAAAGCAGACAATTTTATTTTCAAAATGATGTTCGAACTGCTAAAACATCGATGGCAAAGACTAGACTCAAACCCGAAGATTGCTTGAATCTCATGAAAATGATGCAGAAAAATAGTCTTGTTTTTAAAAATACCGGCGGTGTACATAATGCCGCCCTTTGCACCCCTTCTGAGATCTTAGTAGGGAGGGCTGATATCGGAAGACATAATGCAATTGATAAATTATACGGCCATAGTCTTCTGAACAAAATACCAGTCAGGGATAAAGTAATTGTCTTCAGTGGAAGGATCTCATCAGAAATACTCATAAAGGCAGCTAAAATTGGAGTAGGTATTGTTTTATCAAAATCTGCTCCAACTGATCTTGCCATTCAACTCGCGGATGACCTAAATATTACAACGGTCGGTTTCATCCGCGGGGAGTCCTTTAACGTGTATTCTCATCCGGAGAGAATATCAGATTATAGTATGGCTGAATAG
- a CDS encoding tRNA dihydrouridine synthase: MKENFWHELPRPFFVLAPMEAVTDVVFRHVVSEAARPDVFFTEFTNTESYCHPKGKDSVRGRLTFTKDEQPIVAHIWGDKPEHFREMSIGMAEMGYQGVDINMGCPAQNVAPKGKGCGLIRRPDVAAEIIQAAKAGGLPVSVKTRLGYTKVDEWRDWLKHLLEQDIANLSIHLRTKKEMSNVDAHWELIPEIKKLRDEIAPDTLLTINGDIPDRHKGLELAEKYGVDGVMIGRGIFHNPFAFETEKKDHTSEELLDLLRLQLDLHDKYSEELEPRLFKPLRRFFKIYVRGFRGASELRNQLMSTQSTDEVRALLDEFTEKDGVKEEEGFSIS; encoded by the coding sequence ATGAAAGAAAACTTTTGGCATGAGTTGCCACGGCCGTTTTTTGTTCTGGCACCGATGGAAGCTGTAACGGATGTCGTTTTTCGTCATGTCGTGAGTGAAGCAGCGAGACCTGACGTGTTTTTTACAGAGTTTACGAATACGGAAAGCTATTGCCATCCGAAAGGAAAAGACAGCGTGCGTGGACGTCTGACGTTCACGAAAGATGAACAGCCGATCGTCGCCCACATCTGGGGAGACAAGCCCGAACACTTTCGAGAAATGAGTATCGGCATGGCCGAAATGGGCTATCAGGGCGTAGATATCAACATGGGATGTCCTGCGCAGAATGTCGCACCGAAAGGAAAAGGATGCGGTCTGATCCGCCGTCCGGATGTGGCAGCGGAAATCATCCAGGCAGCCAAAGCGGGAGGTCTTCCCGTCAGTGTGAAGACCCGTCTTGGTTATACGAAAGTGGACGAATGGCGCGACTGGCTGAAGCACCTTCTGGAACAGGATATTGCCAATCTTTCCATCCATCTCCGTACGAAAAAAGAAATGAGTAACGTCGATGCTCACTGGGAGCTGATCCCGGAGATTAAGAAGCTTCGTGACGAAATAGCCCCTGATACGCTTCTGACGATCAACGGTGATATTCCTGACCGCCATAAGGGTCTTGAACTTGCAGAAAAATACGGCGTGGACGGAGTGATGATTGGACGGGGGATCTTCCATAACCCGTTCGCTTTCGAAACAGAGAAGAAAGACCATACAAGCGAAGAACTGCTCGACCTCCTGCGGCTGCAGCTCGACCTTCATGATAAATATTCCGAAGAACTGGAGCCACGGCTCTTCAAACCGCTTCGTCGCTTTTTCAAGATTTACGTCCGTGGATTCCGGGGAGCGAGTGAGTTAAGAAATCAGCTGATGAGCACCCAATCCACCGATGAAGTGCGTGCGCTGCTTGATGAGTTTACAGAGAAAGATGGAGTGAAAGAAGAGGAAGGTTTTTCTATTTCTTAA
- the rlmH gene encoding 23S rRNA (pseudouridine(1915)-N(3))-methyltransferase RlmH, with protein sequence MKITIITVGKLKEKYLKQGIEEYVKRLSPYAKVEVVEVADEKAPENLSEAQMLEVKQKEGERILSKINPDSYVITLEIDGQQLTSEKLAKKMDDLATYGKSKVAFVIGGSLGLSDEVLQRRDFGLSFSKMTFPHQLMRLVLVEQIYRAFKINRGEPYHK encoded by the coding sequence ATGAAAATCACCATCATAACTGTCGGAAAACTAAAAGAGAAATACTTAAAACAGGGGATCGAGGAATACGTAAAACGCCTTAGCCCTTACGCAAAAGTTGAAGTCGTGGAAGTTGCAGATGAAAAAGCTCCCGAAAACTTAAGCGAGGCGCAGATGCTTGAAGTGAAACAAAAAGAAGGGGAGCGGATTCTGAGCAAAATCAATCCGGATAGCTATGTCATAACACTGGAAATTGATGGCCAGCAGCTTACATCGGAGAAGCTTGCCAAAAAAATGGACGACCTTGCAACGTATGGTAAGAGCAAGGTCGCCTTTGTCATTGGCGGGTCACTGGGTTTGAGTGATGAGGTATTGCAGCGAAGGGACTTCGGGCTTTCTTTTTCTAAAATGACGTTTCCTCATCAGTTGATGCGGCTGGTGCTGGTGGAGCAAATTTATCGGGCTTTTAAGATTAATCGAGGGGAACCGTACCATAAATAG
- a CDS encoding M48 family metallopeptidase, with product MKKRFVLWTAVLFPIYAFLVYLYLFHMAGTGVPAAYQGTAADPSTFMTAKELELSQEFSRYKDFLFFIGIPLEALIYLSVLVFGLSPIFKRFGEGVSRFSIIKIPIYVLLLSAFTWILTFPIDYAERKLSVTYGISTQSFSSWMQDLLLSFWIGTLIMIILITVLYSLMKRFTKRWWLYAWVLLIPFFVFMMYIQPVVIDPLYNDFSRLNDPVLEEKILNLADEADIPAERVYQVNMSEETNAMNAYVNGIGSNLRIVLWDTTLNNLKDKEVLFIMAHEIGHYVMDHLYLNLAAVILSSLIGLYIAYRVLHVVIRKWGAGWGVKHVADISSLPALFIILSLLSFASSPAELAISRSAEKAADQYAIEMTEDPQAAVGSFQKLTVNGLSDVNPPALVKFFRYGHPTMMDRISMLEEYKEK from the coding sequence ATGAAAAAACGATTCGTGCTGTGGACGGCTGTTCTTTTCCCGATTTATGCCTTTCTTGTCTACCTTTATTTGTTCCACATGGCAGGCACAGGGGTACCGGCTGCTTATCAGGGTACGGCTGCTGATCCATCAACCTTTATGACAGCGAAGGAACTTGAACTGAGTCAAGAATTTTCAAGATATAAGGACTTCTTATTTTTTATTGGAATTCCTTTAGAAGCGCTGATTTATTTAAGTGTGCTTGTTTTTGGCCTATCTCCAATTTTTAAACGATTTGGTGAAGGCGTTTCACGGTTTTCCATCATTAAAATTCCTATTTATGTATTATTATTGTCCGCCTTCACATGGATTCTTACGTTTCCAATCGATTACGCTGAACGAAAGCTTTCGGTGACATATGGCATTTCAACGCAAAGTTTTTCAAGCTGGATGCAGGATCTGCTGTTAAGTTTCTGGATCGGTACATTGATTATGATTATTCTCATTACGGTTTTATATTCGCTAATGAAACGTTTTACGAAACGCTGGTGGCTCTATGCCTGGGTCCTTCTTATTCCTTTCTTCGTCTTTATGATGTATATTCAACCCGTCGTGATTGACCCGCTTTACAACGATTTTTCCAGATTAAATGATCCGGTGTTGGAAGAGAAAATTCTTAACCTTGCCGATGAAGCCGATATTCCTGCCGAACGTGTTTACCAGGTAAATATGTCCGAAGAAACAAACGCTATGAATGCATATGTAAATGGAATTGGTTCGAACCTGCGCATTGTGCTATGGGATACGACCCTAAATAATCTTAAGGATAAAGAAGTTTTATTCATTATGGCACACGAAATCGGCCACTATGTGATGGACCATCTCTATTTAAACCTGGCAGCTGTTATTCTCTCAAGCCTGATTGGTTTGTACATTGCCTATCGAGTTCTTCATGTAGTTATTCGCAAATGGGGAGCAGGCTGGGGTGTAAAACATGTGGCTGATATTTCCTCACTGCCCGCATTATTTATCATCTTATCTCTATTGTCCTTTGCGTCAAGTCCGGCAGAATTAGCAATCTCACGCAGCGCTGAAAAAGCAGCAGACCAATACGCTATCGAGATGACGGAGGATCCACAAGCCGCGGTAGGCTCTTTTCAAAAGTTAACCGTTAATGGTTTAAGTGACGTGAATCCACCAGCTCTCGTGAAGTTTTTCAGGTATGGCCATCCGACGATGATGGATCGGATTTCGATGCTGGAGGAGTATAAGGAGAAATAG
- the asnB gene encoding asparagine synthase (glutamine-hydrolyzing), which translates to MCGFIGILHNKGNQVNKEYKQQFSEKNNFIKHRGPDDEGYYHDGYISLGFRRLSIIDIESGHQPFHFENERYWMVFNGEIYNYVELREQLLNKGYTFETESDTEVIAVLFQDQQEQAFSKLRGMFAILIWDKETNTLYGARDQFGIKPLFYTKSGHTLSFASEKKSLAEADGKVDTEALQHYLSYQYVPEPMTLTEGVQKLEPGHYFVKTPGEPLVIERYFHATFQPVLTDEKRMITQIQDALYNSVDVHMRSDVPVGSFLSGGIDSSIIVAIAREFNPNIKTFSVGFEREGYSEVDVAKETADKLNVTNHSYIITPDEYVQKLPKIMWHMDDPLADPACVPLYFVAREARKHVTVVLSGEGADELFGGYNIYRESESLRAFDSMPPVVKKALQKVAQKLPEGVRGKSFLERGTTPLKDRYIGNAKMFEEREKGNLLKQFSKDKSYQSLTKSLYDNVENEHPVHQMQYVDIHTWLRGDILLKADKMTMANSLELRVPFLDKEVFNVARELPVASKIADGTTKSILRKASRDIVPDHVLDRKKLGFPVPIRHWLRNELYDWAKNLIVTSETDHLIHKSVVLDLLEAHVQQKGDYSRKIWTVLMFMLWHQIYVEGVYSFEELQKEDETESKVLEQMVMV; encoded by the coding sequence ATGTGCGGATTTATTGGGATATTACACAACAAAGGAAATCAAGTTAATAAGGAATACAAACAGCAATTCAGTGAGAAGAATAATTTTATTAAGCATCGGGGACCTGATGATGAAGGGTACTACCATGATGGTTATATCTCACTGGGATTTCGCCGGTTAAGTATCATTGATATTGAGAGCGGCCATCAACCCTTTCACTTTGAAAATGAACGCTACTGGATGGTATTTAACGGAGAAATTTATAATTATGTAGAACTTCGCGAACAGCTTTTGAATAAAGGCTATACCTTTGAAACAGAATCGGATACAGAGGTTATTGCAGTATTGTTCCAAGATCAGCAGGAGCAGGCTTTTAGTAAGCTGCGAGGCATGTTTGCCATTCTGATTTGGGACAAGGAAACGAACACTTTATACGGAGCACGTGACCAATTTGGCATTAAACCGTTGTTTTATACAAAGTCAGGTCACACCTTAAGTTTTGCGTCGGAGAAGAAGAGCCTGGCAGAAGCAGACGGCAAGGTAGATACTGAGGCTTTGCAGCACTATTTAAGCTACCAGTATGTCCCTGAGCCAATGACATTAACGGAAGGCGTTCAAAAACTTGAACCAGGTCATTATTTCGTAAAAACTCCAGGTGAACCGCTTGTCATTGAGCGTTATTTCCATGCTACTTTCCAACCCGTTCTTACAGATGAGAAGCGGATGATTACACAAATTCAGGATGCGTTATATAATTCTGTCGATGTTCACATGCGAAGTGATGTTCCGGTAGGTTCCTTCCTATCCGGCGGGATCGATTCATCGATCATAGTTGCTATCGCCAGGGAATTTAATCCAAACATTAAAACGTTCTCTGTAGGATTTGAGCGTGAAGGTTATTCAGAAGTTGACGTGGCAAAAGAAACAGCTGATAAACTTAACGTAACCAACCATTCATACATCATCACACCTGATGAATACGTTCAGAAGCTGCCTAAAATAATGTGGCACATGGACGATCCATTAGCAGACCCGGCCTGTGTTCCGCTTTACTTTGTTGCACGAGAAGCGAGGAAGCATGTCACGGTAGTTCTATCAGGTGAGGGAGCAGACGAACTGTTCGGCGGGTATAATATTTATCGTGAATCAGAGTCATTAAGGGCATTTGATTCGATGCCGCCTGTTGTAAAAAAGGCCTTACAAAAAGTAGCACAGAAGCTGCCTGAAGGCGTTCGCGGTAAGAGTTTCCTCGAGCGTGGCACAACGCCATTGAAGGACCGTTATATTGGTAACGCGAAGATGTTTGAAGAACGTGAGAAAGGAAATTTATTGAAACAATTTTCCAAGGACAAGTCGTATCAATCACTTACGAAGAGTCTGTATGATAACGTAGAAAACGAACATCCTGTTCACCAAATGCAATACGTTGATATTCATACATGGCTGCGCGGTGACATTTTATTAAAAGCGGATAAAATGACGATGGCGAACTCTTTGGAATTGCGCGTTCCTTTCCTGGATAAGGAAGTGTTTAACGTAGCCCGCGAACTACCTGTCGCAAGCAAAATCGCCGATGGAACAACAAAGTCAATTTTACGTAAGGCGTCACGGGACATTGTACCCGACCACGTGCTCGATCGTAAAAAGCTTGGCTTTCCTGTACCAATTCGTCATTGGCTGCGGAATGAATTGTATGACTGGGCGAAAAACCTGATTGTTACAAGTGAAACAGACCATCTCATTCATAAATCAGTCGTCCTTGATTTGCTTGAGGCGCACGTTCAGCAAAAAGGAGACTACTCAAGGAAAATATGGACGGTTCTCATGTTCATGCTGTGGCACCAGATCTATGTAGAAGGTGTCTACTCCTTTGAAGAGTTACAGAAAGAGGATGAAACGGAAAGTAAAGTACTTGAACAGATGGTAATGGTCTAA
- a CDS encoding S1C family serine protease, with translation MGYYDDHSPANQRQKGRRRFVMPTIVGVVLGAVLVLLALPALVQTNILPYNITPNEQQSAEDGGTPTEDPAQTVDLNVTSQITKVVEEVSPAVVGVINLQSQQNFWEQRGDPEQAGAGSGVIYKKEDGTAYVVTNYHVIEGASEIEVVLSDGTRKKAQLVGGDVFTDLAVLKMSSEKVKEVAEFGSSDNLKVGEPAIAIGNPLGLRFAGSVTKGIISGKQRAIPQDFNGDGQKDWQSEVIQTDAAINPGNSGGALINIEGQVIGINSMKIAQSAVEGIGFAIPIETVKPIIAELEQYGQVNRAFIGIEAYSLSQVPTSEWRNTLNLPEGVDGGLYIRSITRMSPADKAGLQPLDVITAIDGEPVEDIIDLRKYLYKQKDPGDELEITYYREGEKNTVTLTLGSQQ, from the coding sequence GTGGGTTATTATGACGATCATTCACCAGCCAATCAGCGGCAAAAAGGTCGACGTCGCTTCGTTATGCCAACGATTGTTGGAGTCGTTCTTGGCGCAGTTCTCGTCCTGCTCGCTTTACCAGCGCTGGTCCAAACAAACATACTGCCGTATAATATTACACCAAATGAACAACAGTCGGCTGAAGATGGTGGCACTCCCACTGAAGACCCCGCACAAACAGTCGATTTAAATGTAACAAGCCAAATTACTAAAGTGGTAGAAGAAGTATCTCCTGCGGTAGTAGGGGTTATCAACCTCCAATCTCAGCAAAATTTCTGGGAGCAAAGAGGGGACCCTGAGCAGGCAGGAGCCGGATCAGGAGTAATTTATAAGAAAGAAGATGGTACTGCCTATGTGGTGACGAATTATCACGTCATTGAAGGGGCTAGTGAAATTGAAGTCGTTCTTTCCGATGGTACAAGAAAGAAGGCACAGCTAGTCGGCGGTGATGTATTTACTGATTTAGCCGTACTTAAGATGTCGAGTGAGAAGGTGAAGGAAGTTGCCGAATTCGGTTCATCTGATAACTTGAAAGTTGGAGAACCGGCGATTGCAATTGGAAACCCTCTAGGCCTGCGCTTTGCTGGCTCCGTTACAAAAGGAATTATTAGTGGGAAACAACGGGCGATACCTCAAGATTTTAATGGGGATGGTCAAAAAGACTGGCAATCAGAAGTTATTCAGACTGATGCAGCCATTAACCCCGGAAACAGTGGAGGAGCACTTATAAACATAGAAGGTCAAGTCATTGGTATTAACTCCATGAAGATAGCTCAGTCAGCGGTAGAAGGCATTGGTTTTGCAATACCAATTGAAACTGTAAAGCCGATCATCGCGGAGCTTGAGCAGTATGGTCAAGTTAATCGAGCATTCATAGGAATTGAAGCTTATTCATTGTCACAAGTTCCTACTTCTGAATGGCGAAATACTTTGAATTTACCTGAAGGTGTGGATGGTGGTTTATACATTCGAAGTATTACAAGGATGTCACCAGCCGATAAAGCTGGATTGCAGCCACTTGATGTAATTACAGCGATCGACGGTGAGCCGGTAGAAGATATTATTGACTTGCGTAAATATCTTTATAAACAGAAAGACCCTGGTGATGAGCTGGAAATCACATATTATCGTGAAGGTGAAAAGAATACAGTTACTTTAACATTAGGCTCACAGCAATAA
- a CDS encoding MBL fold metallo-hydrolase, translating into MTLRFSVLASGSTGNAFYIESEEEKILVDAGLSGKRIEGLLAQVDVDPAELSRILVTHEHSDHIKGLGIMARRYNLPIYANEKTWSAMEGQLGKLSVDQKFHFNMEETKSFGGLDVESFAVSHDAAEPMFYTFRNNGKKVALVTDLGYVSERIKKTVEDADAYIFESNHDVSMLRMGRYPWNVKRRILGDSGHVSNEDSALALSDILTDRTKRIYLAHLSLDNNMKDIARMSVKNVLEERGFEIGSRIELHDTDPAQATPIYEV; encoded by the coding sequence ATGACGTTAAGATTTAGCGTACTAGCATCAGGAAGCACGGGGAATGCTTTTTATATAGAATCTGAAGAAGAGAAGATCCTGGTCGATGCAGGTCTTAGCGGGAAAAGGATTGAAGGCTTGCTGGCACAGGTGGATGTGGATCCGGCAGAGCTGTCCAGAATCCTTGTCACTCATGAGCATAGTGATCATATCAAAGGTCTTGGAATTATGGCTCGCCGTTATAACTTGCCTATTTACGCAAATGAAAAGACATGGAGTGCTATGGAGGGACAACTTGGCAAGCTATCTGTAGACCAGAAATTCCATTTTAATATGGAGGAAACAAAATCATTTGGAGGGCTTGATGTCGAGTCCTTTGCTGTTTCCCATGACGCAGCCGAACCCATGTTTTATACATTTCGTAACAACGGAAAAAAGGTGGCGCTTGTCACTGATTTAGGGTATGTATCTGAACGGATTAAAAAGACTGTCGAGGATGCGGATGCTTATATTTTTGAATCCAATCATGATGTGAGCATGTTACGCATGGGTCGATATCCATGGAATGTAAAACGGCGAATTTTAGGCGACTCAGGGCATGTATCTAACGAAGATTCTGCTCTTGCCCTGTCCGATATATTAACTGATCGGACCAAACGGATATATTTAGCGCATTTAAGTCTCGATAACAACATGAAGGATATAGCCCGTATGTCCGTTAAGAACGTATTGGAGGAGCGTGGCTTTGAGATTGGATCACGTATTGAACTTCATGATACGGACCCGGCACAGGCGACACCAATTTATGAAGTATAG
- a CDS encoding two-component system regulatory protein YycI, which yields MQWGQIKTLFIFSFLVLDLFLLQQFLDKQGQTSIQTVGESQYETSLSNADITISNNVPEEAPAVRLITASAGDFTEEQLEAIRQLEGQTAKVYNKNLLTATLDKPVAVSEETIAGAVSKYVPFSSQYSFWNLNEELGRAIFFQKANSRTVYYNSGGVLIVNIENGKMTGYQLAHLKVPNQSGEDKQELINPLEVVERLYTDGVINGGDKVTDMSIGYYSAYSLDPGGGASEQLFAPVWKVTINGNEDAFYSALAAKPIYLQLDENEFIQKTINGFEEIKSGSNQNVMTNKGENTEE from the coding sequence GTGCAATGGGGACAAATTAAAACATTGTTTATCTTTAGTTTCCTTGTGCTCGATTTATTCCTTCTTCAGCAATTTCTGGATAAGCAAGGACAAACCAGTATTCAAACTGTTGGAGAATCGCAGTACGAAACGAGCTTAAGTAACGCAGACATAACAATTTCCAATAATGTACCAGAAGAAGCGCCGGCAGTCAGGTTAATTACGGCTTCAGCTGGTGATTTCACTGAAGAGCAGCTTGAGGCAATCAGGCAACTCGAAGGACAAACGGCTAAAGTATATAATAAGAATCTTTTAACTGCGACTTTAGATAAACCTGTAGCTGTATCTGAAGAAACAATTGCAGGAGCTGTCAGCAAATATGTTCCATTTAGCAGTCAGTATTCCTTTTGGAACTTAAATGAAGAGCTGGGCAGGGCAATTTTCTTCCAGAAGGCGAATTCCCGAACCGTTTATTATAACTCGGGTGGTGTACTGATTGTTAATATTGAAAACGGCAAAATGACAGGCTATCAGCTTGCTCATCTGAAAGTACCAAATCAGTCAGGGGAAGATAAACAAGAGCTAATTAACCCGTTAGAAGTGGTAGAGCGTCTATATACCGATGGAGTTATAAATGGAGGAGACAAAGTTACGGACATGTCAATTGGCTACTATTCAGCATATAGTTTAGACCCTGGGGGAGGAGCGAGTGAGCAATTATTCGCTCCTGTATGGAAAGTGACTATCAATGGCAATGAAGATGCTTTTTATTCTGCTCTAGCAGCAAAGCCAATTTATTTACAACTCGATGAAAATGAATTTATTCAAAAAACCATAAATGGCTTCGAAGAGATCAAGTCAGGGAGCAACCAAAATGTTATGACCAATAAGGGAGAAAACACTGAAGAATAA